One genomic region from Streptomyces sp. NBC_00457 encodes:
- a CDS encoding alkaline phosphatase PhoX: MERRTVLRAAVLGGSSAVFGGTLWRGAAYAAPAQPGTGPYGALGSPNANGIRLPSGFTSRVIARSGQTVPGTSYTWHNAPDGGACYTDGSGWIYVSNSEINPSGGASAVKFSSTGAITGAYRILSGTRQNCAGGKTPWNTWLSCEEVSLGYVYETDPWGVNAAVRRDAMGRFKHEAAAADPVRKVIYLTEDESNGRFYRFVPTTWGNLSSGTLQVMVAGSGTSGSFSWANVPDPDGSPTSTRTQVSGSKSFNGGEGCHYADDTVWFTTKGDNRVWQLNLTNNTYELAYDDSLVTSGTAPLTGVDNITGSSSGDLFVAEDGGSMDICVITPDDVIAPFLRIDGQSGSEITGPAFSPDGTRLYFSSQRGTSGSSSGGITYEVTGPFRL; encoded by the coding sequence GTGGAACGTCGTACTGTCCTGCGTGCGGCCGTCCTCGGCGGGTCCTCCGCCGTCTTCGGCGGAACCCTGTGGCGCGGCGCCGCGTACGCCGCACCCGCGCAGCCCGGCACCGGCCCGTACGGAGCGCTCGGCTCGCCGAACGCCAACGGCATCAGACTCCCCAGCGGCTTCACCAGCCGAGTGATAGCCCGCTCCGGCCAGACGGTCCCCGGCACGTCGTACACCTGGCACAACGCCCCGGACGGCGGCGCCTGTTACACCGACGGCAGCGGCTGGATCTACGTCTCCAACTCGGAGATCAACCCGTCCGGCGGCGCGAGCGCGGTGAAGTTCTCGTCGACCGGCGCGATCACGGGCGCGTACCGCATCCTGTCCGGCACCCGCCAGAACTGCGCGGGCGGCAAGACCCCGTGGAACACCTGGCTGTCCTGCGAGGAGGTGTCCCTCGGCTACGTCTACGAGACGGACCCGTGGGGCGTGAACGCCGCCGTGCGCCGCGACGCCATGGGCCGCTTCAAGCACGAGGCCGCCGCCGCCGACCCCGTGCGCAAGGTCATCTACCTGACCGAGGACGAGTCGAACGGCCGCTTCTACCGCTTCGTACCGACCACTTGGGGCAACCTCTCCTCCGGCACCCTCCAGGTCATGGTCGCCGGGTCGGGTACGTCCGGCTCCTTCAGCTGGGCGAACGTGCCGGACCCGGACGGCTCCCCGACGTCCACCCGCACGCAGGTCTCCGGCTCGAAGTCCTTCAACGGCGGCGAGGGCTGCCACTACGCCGACGACACGGTCTGGTTCACCACCAAGGGCGACAACCGCGTCTGGCAGCTCAACCTCACCAACAACACCTACGAGTTGGCGTACGACGACTCCCTGGTGACCTCGGGCACGGCCCCCCTCACCGGCGTCGACAACATCACCGGCTCCTCCTCCGGCGACCTCTTCGTCGCCGAGGACGGCGGCTCCATGGACATCTGCGTCATCACCCCGGACGACGTCATCGCACCGTTCCTGCGCATCGACGGCCAGTCCGGCTCGGAGATCACCGGCCCGGCCTTCTCCCCCGACGGAACCCGGCTGTACTTCTCCAGCCAGCGGGGGACGAGCGGGAGTTCGTCCGGTGGGATCACATACGAGGTGACGGGACCCTTCCGCTTGTAG
- a CDS encoding transposase, producing the protein MGGLREVAAPFVVPGPSGVAVRTRFKHLSAEDEKVLRLVGDLLGTLASRDLKARCAAGTDHDAERWAERKRTLTKQSSSRWAGAITKATHDQWALARRGQLAHIHSLQAGIETITHRLSRPIGEKGSKRAPGGYRSRQEWFAKSRRLHVLEDRLDAARADREAGIVRVVRGGKRLLNTRHHLQEAQLTEAGWRARWEAGRRFLQADGESGKRYGNETIRVTPDGEVSLKLPAPLAHLANAPHGRYALTARVSFAHRGEQWADRVAANRAVAYRIHEDTVRGRWYLTASWTNRPVALVPLEAARAHGLVGVDTNADHLAAWRLDHHGNPTGEPLRFGYDLSGTAGHRDAQVRHALIRLLHWAKRRGLSIAVEDLDFTAEKTREKHGGRKRFRKLISGMPVSRLRARLVSMAAELGVTIVAVDPAYTSRWGAQHWQKPLTSKTRKTTRHGAAAVAIGRRALGHPIRRRTAPPPAHRSDEQGHRTVQARPGTPGREGNRPRIPGPRTRSVRAGRGANAVDQNAQHRTGRSAEHESWQQDSLPLSL; encoded by the coding sequence GTGGGTGGGTTGCGGGAGGTGGCGGCGCCGTTCGTGGTGCCCGGTCCCTCAGGGGTCGCGGTCCGTACCCGGTTCAAGCACCTGAGCGCCGAGGACGAGAAGGTTCTTCGGCTGGTCGGTGATCTGCTCGGCACGCTCGCCTCCCGCGACCTCAAAGCGCGGTGTGCGGCCGGGACGGATCACGACGCCGAGCGATGGGCCGAGCGCAAGCGCACCCTCACCAAGCAGTCCTCCTCCCGCTGGGCCGGGGCGATCACGAAGGCCACCCACGATCAGTGGGCGCTCGCCCGCCGCGGCCAGCTCGCACACATCCACAGCCTTCAAGCCGGGATCGAGACGATCACCCACCGGCTGTCGAGGCCCATCGGTGAGAAGGGCAGCAAGCGCGCTCCGGGCGGGTACCGCAGTCGGCAGGAGTGGTTCGCCAAGTCCCGCCGCCTGCACGTACTCGAAGACCGGCTCGACGCGGCGCGGGCCGACCGCGAGGCCGGAATCGTGCGCGTGGTGCGGGGCGGCAAGCGGCTGCTGAACACCCGGCACCACCTTCAGGAAGCCCAGCTCACCGAGGCCGGATGGCGTGCCCGGTGGGAGGCGGGGCGGCGGTTCCTGCAGGCGGACGGCGAGTCCGGCAAGCGGTACGGCAACGAGACCATCCGCGTCACGCCCGACGGCGAGGTCTCCCTCAAGCTCCCGGCGCCGCTGGCGCACCTGGCGAACGCGCCGCACGGCCGCTACGCGCTCACCGCCCGGGTGAGCTTCGCGCACCGGGGCGAGCAGTGGGCCGACCGGGTCGCCGCCAACCGGGCCGTCGCCTACCGCATCCACGAAGACACCGTGCGGGGCCGCTGGTACCTGACCGCGTCATGGACGAACCGGCCCGTGGCCCTCGTGCCGCTGGAGGCGGCCCGCGCGCACGGCCTGGTCGGCGTGGACACCAACGCCGACCACCTCGCCGCCTGGCGCCTGGACCACCACGGCAACCCCACCGGCGAACCGCTCCGGTTCGGCTACGACCTGTCCGGTACCGCCGGCCACCGCGACGCGCAAGTCCGCCACGCACTGATCCGCCTACTGCACTGGGCCAAACGACGTGGTCTGTCCATCGCGGTCGAGGACCTCGACTTCACCGCGGAGAAGACCCGCGAGAAGCACGGCGGCCGCAAGCGGTTCCGCAAGCTCATCTCCGGCATGCCGGTCAGCAGGCTGCGGGCCCGGCTGGTGTCGATGGCTGCCGAACTCGGCGTCACCATCGTCGCCGTGGACCCGGCCTACACCTCTCGCTGGGGCGCCCAACACTGGCAAAAGCCCCTCACCAGCAAGACCCGTAAGACGACCCGCCACGGCGCAGCGGCCGTGGCGATCGGAAGGCGCGCCCTGGGGCACCCGATCCGGCGACGGACGGCACCGCCCCCTGCTCACCGGAGTGATGAGCAGGGGCATCGGACCGTCCAGGCCCGACCGGGCACCCCGGGGCGTGAGGGAAACCGCCCCCGCATCCCCGGACCACGGACACGATCCGTGCGCGCCGGACGTGGAGCGAACGCGGTCGACCAGAACGCCCAACACCGTACGGGGCGTTCGGCTGAGCATGAGTCCTGGCAACAGGACTCACTCCCGCTCAGTCTTTAG